The following DNA comes from bacterium.
ACAACCATTACATTTATCAGTGATAATCACATAAGCAATTAGTGGTTTACATACTTTGGCACGGCATTTTTTGTCAACAACATGCTCTATATATTCCTGTTTAAAATATTTCAGTGTGGTCAGTACTGGGTTAGGTGCAGTCTGACCAAGTCCACAAAGTGAACCGGCTTTAACTTCATATGCAAGTTTCTCCAGATCTTCAATTTCATCCAAGGTTCCTTCGCCCTTTGAAATCCTGTCGAGTATTTCCCACATTCTCTTTGTTCCCAACCTGCAGAATGTGCACTTCCCGCAGGACTCTTTTACAGTGAAATCGAGGAAAAATTTAGCAACATCTACCATACAGGTATCAGAATCCATTACAACCATTCCACCCGATCCCATAATTGCACCGGTCTTACTGATTGATTCGTAGTCTACAGGAATATCGAGCATTTCCTCTGGTATACAGCCGCCCGATGGTCCCCCAAGCTGAACTGCTTTGATCGGTTTTCCTGTTTTGGTTCCCCCACCTACCTTAATAAGTATGTCCCTCAAAGGGAGTCCCATGGGAACTTCTACGTTACCACCTCTGGCTATTTTCCCTGCCAATGCGAAAACCTTAGTACCCTTACTTTTCTCAGTCCCTATGGATGCGAAGGCTTCCCATCCATGCCTTATTATCCAAGGAACGTTAGCCCACGTTTCCACGTTATTAATATTGGTTGGTTTTCCAAAAAGCCCCTTCTGAGCTGGGAAAGGAGGCCTTGGCCTTGGCATTCCACGTTTACCTTCAATTGATCCAATTAGGGCCGTTTCTTCTCCACAAACGAATGCACCAGCACCTTCCTTTATTTTTATATCAAAAGAAAAATTACTCCCAAGTATATTCTGCCCAAGGAATCCTCTCTCTCGTGCTTGAGCCAAGGCGATTTTAAGGCGCTTGATGGCGAGAGGGTACTCGGCACGAACATAAATATAACCTTCACTGGCGCCTATCGCATAAGCTCCAATTGTCATCCCTTCAATAACTCTGTGAGGGTCTCCTTCAAGCACATTCCTGTCCATGAAAGCCCCAGGATCACCTTCATCGGCGTTACATACTACGTATTTTTTATCTCCCGGTGCTTCTCTCGTAAATTTCCACTTTAGCCCTGTGGGAAATCCTGCACCACCACGCCCTCTAAGACCGGACTTTTCTACAATCTCAATTATCTCTTCTG
Coding sequences within:
- the nuoF gene encoding NADH-quinone oxidoreductase subunit NuoF — its product is MIKAIAVGMNSCGIAAGARETYNALERLLKEKNIDIPLKVTGCVGMCYREPLVDIIYEDSIITYGNLTQDKVKKLVESHIINNVPIHEWVVKTDKIRGTKVIETWDVDGFFAMQKKIVLENSGYIDPENIDEYIARDGYEALRIALKHKPEEIIEIVEKSGLRGRGGAGFPTGLKWKFTREAPGDKKYVVCNADEGDPGAFMDRNVLEGDPHRVIEGMTIGAYAIGASEGYIYVRAEYPLAIKRLKIALAQARERGFLGQNILGSNFSFDIKIKEGAGAFVCGEETALIGSIEGKRGMPRPRPPFPAQKGLFGKPTNINNVETWANVPWIIRHGWEAFASIGTEKSKGTKVFALAGKIARGGNVEVPMGLPLRDILIKVGGGTKTGKPIKAVQLGGPSGGCIPEEMLDIPVDYESISKTGAIMGSGGMVVMDSDTCMVDVAKFFLDFTVKESCGKCTFCRLGTKRMWEILDRISKGEGTLDEIEDLEKLAYEVKAGSLCGLGQTAPNPVLTTLKYFKQEYIEHVVDKKCRAKVCKPLIAYVIITDKCNGCTACARYCPAKAITGEVRKPHFINQDICIKCGTCYEVCRFDAIEIVDAFQGVRNEQN